The genomic region GACGCGGGGATGCCGCACGCGTACTACGAGATCCTGGTCCGGCTCTCCGAGGCGTCCGGGCACCAGTTGCGGATGAGCGAGCTGGCCGAGCTGACCGGGTCGTCGCGCAGCCGGCTCTCGCACGCGGTGGCCCGGCTGGAGGCGGCCGGCTGGGTGCGCCGCGAGGAGTGCCCCACCGACCGGCGCGGGCAGATCGCCCTGCTCACCGACGCCGGTTTCGCCACCCTCAGCGCCGCCGCACCCGGCCACGTCGAGGGGGTACGCCGCCACCTGTTCGACGCGCTGAGCCCGGCCCAGGTCGACCAGCTTCGCCGGATCAGCGAGACACTGGCCGAGCACCTGACAAGATCCTGACCGATCGACACCGGCGCGGGACTTGTACTTAACGTCGTCGAATGAGCACGATGGGGCGTGCCCTCCGGCTTCGGCGAACTGACTGATCAGGCGCAGCACCTCGTGTCCGCTGGCGACCTCGCCGGTGCGCAGCGGCTGCTCGCCGACGCGCTCACCGACGCCGACCCCCGCCCCGCCAACGCCACCCCCGAGTTGGCCGAGGCGGCAAGCCTCCAGGCGCGGGTGCTCGTCGCCCTCGGCGAGCCGCACTCCGCGCGGGGGTGGGCCGCCTTCACGTACGCCGCCAGCACCCGGCTGCACGGCCGCTCCGACCCGCGTACGGTGGCCGCCGCGGCCACCCTGGCGGCGGTGCTGCACCGGGTCGGCAGCCACTCCCGCGCCGCTCGGCTCTACCAGGAAGTCATCATCGAGCTGACCGCCCAGGACGGGCCGGAGTCCCTGCGGGTGCTCGCCGCGCACGCCGACCTGGCCACCGTCGAGTACGCCCGGGGCCAGTGCACGGTGGCCCGCGACCGACTCCAGGACGCCTGGGAGCTGCACCGCGAGGTGTACGGCGACGGGCACCCCAGCGGCATCAAGATGCTGGCCCGGCTCGGCGCCATGCAGCGCGACTGCGGCCAGTTCACCGAGGCGCACGACAACCTGGCGTTGGCCAGGGAGTTGTCCCGGCAGCACCTGCCCGCCGACGATCCGCTTGCCCAGCAGGTCGCGGCCCTGGCCCGGGCGGCGGCCAACCCCGACCACGTCTGCGCCGACGACGCACCTGCCGGCCGGGATGCCCCGCTGGTGCCGGCCGCCCGTAACCCACCGCACGACCACCCGGTCGAGTCCGGCTACCACCCGTCGACGTCCCCGCCGCAATCCGCCAAGCCGGCGCCGGACGGCCCTGCCGAAGCCGATAACGACCCGGCCGACGTGACGTTCGCCGACAGTCAAGGCTTCAGGAGCGACGAGGGCTCCACGGACGACGAGGGCTTCACGGACGGCCACGGGTTCACGCGAGGCCAAGGGTTCACGGAAGGCGGCAGTTTCGCCCCTGCTCACGGGGTTGCAGCCGGCGCCAGTGCGGTGCCGAACCCCCGGGTCCCCGCCGACGAACGCGGCGGATCGGCTGGCCTCCGCTGGCCACCAGAGCAGGCAGACGAGCCCACGCCCCACTCGACGGACACGCCGGTCCCGCCCTCCGTGGTCGGCTTCACCGGCAGCAGCACCGAGGAGGCCTCCGGCGTCTACCGGCTGCACCAGCCGGGCCGGCCGGCCGACGCGAACCCACCGTCCGCGCCGTCCAGGGCGGGTGAACCGCCGTCCGAGTCGTACCAGCCGTTCCAGCCATCGGAGCCGTACACACCGGGCGACCCGTACACGCCGCCGGAGCCCTACACGCCGTCACGTCTATTGCCGGTGCCCGTGCATCGGGCACCGCCGCCGCCGCCGCGCAACCGGCTCGTTCCGGTGCTGGTGGCGGGCGTGGTCGTGGTGCTGCTGGGCACGACGGCGGTGATCGCCGGCGTGGCCCGGGTCGGCGACGGGGACGACAAGCCGCCAGCACCGGCCACCGGCGCGCCCAGCGCGGGCCCGACGAGCCCTGGGGCACCGGACACCAGCGGCGCGGCGCCGGGCGGCGGCGCGCCCGCCAGCACCCCACCGCCAGCGGCCGCGCCCGGGACCCCACCGGGCTCGGTGACTCTGCGCGACAACCGAGACAACATCACCTTGCGCTGGACGTACCCGGCCGGCGGCGAAGGGCCAGTGATCATCTCTGCCGGGCGGGCGGGGCAGGACAAGACGGCCATCGCCACGCTGCCGGCCGGTGCCGACACCTACATCGTCTACGCGTTGAATCGCGCCAACGACTACTGCTTCACCGTGGCGGTCGTCTGGTCCACCGACTCCGTCGCGCCCGCCGACCAGGTCTGCACCAACCGCCGCTGACTAGCCCTCGCCACCGACGAGTCACCACCCACGGCGGTGACAATCCGTGGCTGTTGCGTCGGTTGAAGCAGAGCAAAGAGCGCGAACACCTTTGTGGCGCCTATCGCCGTTCGTTACGTTCCGTGATAGTTCGTCCCGGGTCGTCCTCGGTGCCGTCTGTCGGCGGCACCGGTAGTAGCAGACGCACCTGCAGCCCCGGTCGGACACCAGCACCAGCACCAGCGAGAGCCTTGCCGTGGGCGCTGGCACGCCGATCGGCAGCGACGTTCGCGCCGACGATGCTGTCGGCGGCGGTGCTGTCGGTGGTGGCGGCGTTGTCGGTTGCTGTGGCTGTGGCTGTGGTCAGGGTGATGGTGCCGCCGGCGCGGCGGACCAGTTCCCGCACGATGGCCAGGCCCAGGCCGGCGCCGCCGTCGTCGCGGCCCCTCCCGTCGTCCAGCCTGGTGAACCGGTCGAAGACCCGATCCCGGTCCGCCGCCGGGATCCCCGGGCCGTCGTCGGTCACCGTCACCAGGTGGTACGCCCCATCGTGGCTCGGCTCGGCAGCGAGCACGACGCTTTCGTGCGCGTGCCGGACCGCGTTGTCGACAAGGTTGGCCAGGACGCGGCGCAGCTCGTCGGCGTTCCCGACCGTCCACAGCGGGCCGGGATAAGGCACGACCCGCACCGGCGGCGACGGATAGCGGGCGGCCACCTCGCTCAGCAGCGCGCCCAGTTCCACAGGGCCGGTCAGCCGGGCCACCGGCGTCTCGTCCAGGCGGGCCAGCAGCAGCAGGTCGTCGACCAGCCGGCTCAGCCGCTCGGTGTCGGCGAGCAGGTTGGCCGTCACCGCCGTCCAGTCCGTACGGTCGGCGAGTCGCTGCGCCACCTCCAGCTCCGTACGGATGTTGGTGAGCGGGCTGCGCAGCTCGTGCGCCGCGTCGGAGACGAACGCCCGCTGCCGGTCCCGGGCAGTCTCCAGGCGGTCCAGCATGCCGTTGAGGGTGACCGCCAGTCGGTGGATCTCGTCGGCTGACGCGGGCACCGGCAGACGTCCGGCACCGGCCCGCCCGGTGATCTCCTCGGCGCCTCGACGGAGCGCCTCCACGGGCCGCAGGGTCGCGCCGACCACCCGCCACGCCACGGCGGCCAGCGCGGCCACCAGCAGCGGAAACGCCACCAGCAGGATGGTCCGCACCACGTGCGTGCTGTGCCGCACGTCGGCCATCGACCGGGCCACCAGCACGGTGAGCGGGTCGGCCGCGGTTCCTGCGGGTACGGCCACCACCCGCACCGGGCCGACGAGACCGACCCGCTCGGCGGGCGCCTCCAGCCGCTGTCTGCGGCCGGTGTCCAGTCGTTCCGGGCGGACCATCGGAACGAGCCGGTCCGCGTCAATCGAGGCGGCCCGGATGCGTCCCTGAGCGTCGATCACCTGGACGCGGACCTGACCACCGGCCACCGGCAGCGGGTCGGGCAGCGCGTCCTCGGCGGCGAGCAGGGCGACCGCGTCGGCGGTCCGGAACGCCTCGGTGTCCACGGTCCGCTGGAGCACGTACCCGAGCGTGCCGAGCAGCACGACCCCGCCGAGGGCCAGCGCGACGGTGAGGCCGAACACCCCGAGCGCCAGAAGCCGTCCCCGCAGGCCCAACGCCGGCAGCCGTCCGCCCCGGAGCCGACCGGCGCCCGGCGGGTCGGCGCGGGTCACGTCGCCAGCCGGTAGCCGGCGCCCCGGACCGTCTCCAGCCGGTCGCGGCCGAGCTTGCGGCGCAGGTAGCCGACGTACACCTCGACGACGTTCGGCGCTGTCTCCAGGCTGGCGTCCCAGACGTGATCCAGCAGCTCGATCTTGGACACGACCTGACCGGGTCGGCGCATCAGGTAGTCCAGCAGCGCGAACTCCCGCGCCGTCAACGTCACCTCGGCGTCGGCACGCGTGACCCGGCGTCGGGCCGGGTCCAGTCGCAGGTCGCCGACCGTCAGCACCGTCGGGCGCTCCGGCGCGCCCCGGCGCAGCAGCGCCCGCAGGCGAGCCAGCAGCACCACGTACGAGAAGGGCTTGGTGAGGTAGTCGTCGGCGCCGCAGTCCAGCCCGTCGGCCTGGTCGTACTCGCCGTCCTTGGCGGAGAGCATGAGCACCGGCAGCCAGTGCTGCTCGGCGCGCAGCCGACGGACCAGTTCGTAGCCGGAGAGCCCGGGCAGCATCACGTCGAGGATCATCGCGTCGTACCCGCCGTGCCGGGCGGCGTCCAGGCCGGCCGGGCCGGTAGCGGCCACGTCGACCGCGAACCCCTCCGCCTGGAGACCCCGTTGCAGGGCACTCGCCAGCCGGGCCTCGTCCTCCACCACCAACAGTCGCACCGCTCAAGGGTGCCACCTGGGTCAATGCGGGCGTCCTCAGCGCGTTCACAGGGGCCAGCGGGCAGGATGGTACGCAGGAGGTGCCCACCATGTCCGTCCTGAGAAGCCGTCCCGTCCTGCGTTGGCTGGTCCCGGCGACCGCCGCTGTCGCCGTCATCGGCGGTGGCGCGGCCATCGGCACGTTCGCCGCCGAGGCCGAGCCGAGCCTGCCACCGCGTACCGCCGCTCAACTCCTTGTCGACCTGCAGGAGTCCCGCCTCGAAGGGTTGTCCGGCACTGTCGTGCAGCGCGCCGACCTCGGTCTGCCGCCGCTGGCCGGGCTGATCCCCGGCAACGACCTGACCACCCTGCTGACCGGCACGCACACCCTGCGGGTCTGGTATTCCGGGCCGGAGCGGCAGCGGATCGCCCTGCTGGACACCCTCGGCGAACGGGACGTCATCCGCAACGGGCGGGACCTGTGGACCTGGGAGAGCCGCGGCAACACCGCGCGCCACCGTACTCTCGGCGAGGCCGCGACCGCCGGAAAGCCGGCGCTCGACGCCCGGCCGAGCATGCCGGCCACGCCGCAGCAGGCCGCGGACCTGGCGCTTGGCGCGATCGACCCGAGCACCGAGGTGAGCGTGGGCCGCTCGGCCACCGTCGCCGGGCGGGACGCCTACGAGTTGGTGCTCCAGCCGCGCGACCGCGACTCGCTCGTGCACCAGTTGCGGATCGCCATCGACGCCAAGCAGCACGTGCCCCTGCGCTTCGAGGTGCTCGCCAAGGGCAGCGACCAGCCGGCGTTCGAGGTGGCCTTCACACAGGTCGACTACCGGCAACCCGACGTCGACCAGTTCACCTTCAACCCACCGCCCGGGGTGACAGTCACGGAGGAGAACGGCAAGCTGCCTGCCGCCGGTCGGCCCGAACACGCACAGCCGGCCGGTGACCCGCAGGTACGCGCCGAGGGCTCCGGCTGGGCCACAGTGCTTGTCACCCGGCTGGACGGGGCGGCTGGCGCCAAGCCCGGATCGCCGGCGTCGAAGCCCGCCGTACCGCCGGCCGCCGACGCGCCGGACATGTCGAAGTTGCTCGGCGGCCTGACTGCGGTCAGCGGCGACTGGGGCAGCGGTCGGCTGTTGACGAGCAAGTTGTTCAGTGTGCTGCTCACCGACGACGGGCGGGTGCTCGCCGGAGCGGTCACGCCGGAGCGGCTGTACCAGGTCGCCCGCGGCTGACGTCAGCGGTGTGCTCGCGCCGGGTCGACCTCACGGTCGGCCCGGCGCCTCGTTGTGCGGGTGATACCGGCCCGTCGGGCTTGGTGGGTGCCTACCGAACGCGCTATCTTCAACAATTCGGAAGGCACTAAAAAAGAACGACTCAGAAAGCCGTTCTTGCACGACATTCTAATCTTTGGGGAGACGGCTTGTCAAGGCACTCCGGTGGTACCGGTGAATTGTCGCTCGACGACGAGATCGGCCGCGAGCAGGAGTACGTCTCGATGCTCTACGACCGGCTGGACGGGCTGCGTGAGCAGGCCGCCCACCGGCTCACCGACGCGCTGCGCAGCACCGGCGGCACCCTCCAGGACCGTTCCCAGCGCGACAGCTCGGTAGCTATGTACGCCGACCAGGTCGAGCAGTTCTCGGCAGTGGAGAATGGTCTCTGTTTCGGCCGGCTCGACGGCGACGACGATTCCCGCCGCTACATCGGCCGGATTGGGATCTTCGACACCAGCGGTGACTACGACCCGCTGCTGATGGACTGGCGTGCCCCCGCCGCCCGCGCGTTCTACCTCGCCACCGCCGCCAACCCGCAGGGCGTCCGCAGGCGTCGGCACCTACGCACGCGGCAGCGCAAGGTGACCGGGCTCAACGACGAGGTGCTCGACATCGACAGCGCCTCCCCCGGCGCGCACGAGGAGTTGACGGGCGAGGCGTCGCTGCTCGCCGCGTTGAACGCCGGCCGTACCGGCCGGATGCGCGACATCGTGGAGACCATCCAGGCCGAGCAGGACACCATCATCCGCGCCGACCTGCCCGGGGTGATGGTGGTCCAGGGCGGCCCGGGCACCGGCAAGACGGCTGTCGCGCTGCACCGGGCGGCGTACCTGCTCTACACACACCGCCGGGAGCTGTCCAGCCGGGGCGTGCTGCTTGTCGGCCCGAACGCGACCTTCCTGCGCTACATCTCCCAGGTGCTGCCGACGCTTGCCGAGACGGGCGTGCTGCTGCGTACCCAGGGTGATCTTTTCCCCGGGGTGAGCGCGCAACGGACGGAGCCGGCCGAGACGGCGGCGCTCAAGGGCCGGGCCGTGCTGGCCGAGGTGCTGGCGCTCGCGGTACGGGACCGGCAGTGGGTGCCGGAAGAGCCGCTGGAGATCGAGGTGGAGCGGGAGGCGCTGACCCTCGACCCGGAGACCGTCCGGGCCGCCCGGGACCGGGTCCGCCGCGCCGACCGCCCGCACAACCTGGCGCGGGCGCTCTTCGACGTGGAGATCGTGCACGCCCTCGCCGACCAGGTGGCCGAACGGATCGGCGCCGACCCGCTGGGCGGGGACAACTTGCTCGACGAGGCCGACCGTGCCGAGATCCGCAGGGAGTTGCGCGACGAGCCCGAGATCCGCGCCACCCTGGACCAGCTCTGGCCGGTGCTCACCCCACAGCGCCTGCTCGCCGACCTGTACGCCGACCCCTCCCGGATCGCCGCCGCCGCGCCGATGCTCACCGACGACGAGCGGGCGCTGCTGCACCGCGAGCCGGGTGGCTGGACGCCGGCGGACGTGCCGCTGCTGGACGAGGCCGCCGAACTGCTCGGCGAGGACGAGCGGGCCGCCGCCGCCCGCCGGGATCGCATCCGCCGGATGGAACGGGAGTACGCCGAGGGTGTGCTGGAGATCGCCCGGGGCTCCCGCTCGATCGACGTCGAGGACGAGGCCGAGGGCGGCGAGATCCTCGGTGTGACCGACCTGATCGACGCCGACCGGCTGTTGGAACGGCAGGAGGAGGCCGACCGGCTGACCACCGCGCAGCGCGCCGCGGCCGACCGGAAGTGGGCGTTCGGGCACGTGATCGTGGACGAGGCGCAGGAGCTGTCCCCCATGGCGTGGCGTCTGCTGATGCGCCGCTGCCCGAGCCGGTCAATGACGATCGTCGGGGACGTGGCGCAGACGGGGGCACTGAGCGGCACACCGTCGTGGGCCGAGGCCCTCGCCCCGTACGTGGCGCAGCGGTGGCGGCTCACCGAGCTGACAGTGAGCTACCGGACGCCCGCCGAGATCATGGCGGTCGCCGCGGAGGTCCTCGCCGAGATCGACCCCGAGTTGCGGCCGCCGCGCTCGGTGCGGGAGAGCGGCGTACCGCCGTGGGACCGGGCTGTGCCCGACGAGCAGTTGCCGGCGGAGCTGGTGCGGGTAGCCACCCGCGAGGCCCTCGACCTGGCCGAGGGCCGACTCGGCGTGATCGTGCCGGCCAGCCGGGTCGCCACGCTCGGCGCCGCGCTGACCGCAGCGCTGCCCGAGGCCGCAGTCGGCGAGCACCCCGAGCTGGAGAGCCGGGTGGTCGTACTGACCGTCGCGCAGGCCAAGGGCCTCGAATTCGACTCGGTGCTTGTGGTCGACCCGGACCTGATGGTCGCCGAGTCACCACGCGGCCGCAGCGACCTCTACGTGGCGCTAACCCGAGCCACCCAACGCCTGGGCATTCTCCGCACCACTCCGTAACCCTCCCGCCCCCGCCCTCCCCGGTCGATCATGAGGTTGACGTGGACTGTGATCTTCCACAGCCACGCCAACCTCATGATCAACGCCTAAGGGGTGGGTGGGTGGCTAGTCGTTTGTGGGCTTGGCTGGGCCGGTCGCTGATGTGGACTGGTCGCTTGTGTTACCGCCCATCGGGGTGCTCAGGCCGCCGGTGGTGGCATCACCCGTCGTGGTCGGCGCAACCTTGCCCGGGTGGCGCTCCGGTTGGCGCGCCACTCGGCGCACGCTCGCCGGTCCTGCCGTTCCGCCGGTAGTGGTGATCGCGCCCTGACCCCGGGTGGGGCCACCGTCGCGCAGCACCGTCGGGTCGATCGGCTGGTGCGCCGGGTCGTACGGGTCGACCTCCTGGATCACCCGCTCCACGTCGGTACGGGGCAACGTCACCTCGTCGATGGCGCCCTTGCCGTACACGCCGCCGGCGATCCGGTCCTCGGCCTGGCGGGCGGCTTCCTGTCGCATGTCGTCCTCACGCACGTCATCACCTCACAGAAGCTGTGGAACCGACTGCGTGCCCGGCCACCGGCCCGGCAAACCCGCGCCGGTGGCCCGGAGGTCGTCCACCCCGGTTCACCGGACCGGACGTGCGCACCCTCCAGGCGCGGTACGACCTGAAGGTGATCCCGTACACCGTCGACGACGCGACGGTCATGCAGCGGGTCATCGACCTGGGAGTGGACGGCATCGTCACCGACGACCCGGATCTGTTGGTGAGCGTCGCGATCCGCAACGGCCTGCGCTGAGGCCCCGACCCGACCGCCGGCTGGGATATTTCCGGCCGGCGGTCGGGTTACCTGCTCACTGGCCTCGGGTAGTCGGGGGGTGTCCCCGCCGTGAACGCGAACCGTGCCGTGGCCGACACGCGGTAGCGGGGCGAGGGAACGCAGGTACGACTCATCGCATCCTGAGGAGGACCAGATGAGCACGCAGGCTGCTTCCACCAGGCCGATGAACCGGCCCATGAACGACCCGCAGAACCCCGCGTCGATGCGGAACACGCCGACGCAGCAGATGCCGGCCATGCACGACGGGCACCGGGAACAGATGCCGTCGCCAGGTACGGAAACCAAGCAGGCGTTCCTGACGACGGAATTCTGGGTCTACGCTGCCGCAGTCGCGCTGGTGGTGATCTCGGCGTTCTGGAAGGGCACCACCGCCAACGGGTTGAACATCAACAACCCGAACCAGGCGTGGTGGTTCCTGACCATCCTGACCGGTGGTTACCTGGTCAGCCGTGGCCTGTCGAAGGCGGGCTCGGCGCGCCGGTCCGGCCGGGAGCGCAACAAGCGCTGACGTGGGTCAACAGACGTGAAAAAGGCAGTGGCCTCCGGGAGATTCTCCCGGAGGCCACTGTCGTATCTGGACGCCTACTCTTCGAACCCGCCGAAGTCCCCGCCGAAGTCCTCACCGGCGTCGCCCTCGAAGGCGTCACCGATCATCTCGCCGGCGATCATGCCGCCGGCGACGCCGAGCGCCGCACCGGCCACCATGCCGCCCATGCCGACTCCCCTGCCGTGGCCGTGCCCGTGGCTCTTGCCCGCCCCGTACCCCTGGGGCCCGTACCCCTGGGCGCGCAGGCTGCCGTAGCGGGAGGTGGTCTCGCGCAACCAGCCGTCGACGACCTGCGCCCAGTCGACCTTGTCGGCGTCGGCGTGCGACACCTGGTAGCGGCCGAACGCGTCGTGCCCGGCGCTGAGGAAGCCGCCGCGCTTGTCGCACTCAAGGATCACCTCGACGCCGTGCGGACTGGTCACGAAGGTCAGCTCGGCCTCCCTGATCGTGCTGGCGTACTGCGGCGCGGCGAAGAACTCGATCTCCTGGTAGAACGGCAGCGTCTGCTGCACACCCCGGATGTGGCCGCGCTCAAGGTCGGCGTGCTTGAACTGGAAGCCGAGGCGCTGGAACGCCTCCAGGATCCGCTCGTGCACCGGCAGCGGGTGCACCGCCACCTGGTCCAGGTCGCTCTTGTCGACGGCGCGGGCGATGGCCAGCTCGGTGCGCAGGCCCATCGTCATGCCGTGCAGGCGCTGGCCGTACACGTCGGTGATCGGGGTTTCCCACGGCACCGGCAGCTGGAACGGGATGGAGAGCTGCTGCTTGGGCGCGAGCTGGAGCGGGCCGCTGACGACCATGCGGTGGAACTCCAGCGTGCCCGAGTACTCCGCGTCGTGCCCTTCGACCTCGACCCGTGTCACCAGACCGATGACGACCTGCTCGATGGCCGCCGGAGCGTCGCCGCCGACGAGGTTGACGTGTCCGTCGAGGGTCAGACCGGGGCGGGTGTTGGGGTTGGTCAGCACGGTGTCCACGCTGGGACCGCCGACGCCGAACGCGCTCAACATCTTCTTGAAGACCATCGGAACTCCTGTGCGACGGGCGACCGCTCCAGATTGGAGCCGGACGTTTACTCGATGCGCACCTTATCCAGATGCGCTGTGAGGTGGCTGTGAGCACGCGCGGCGTCCCACGCCAGTCGATCATGGAGTTGTGGTGCCGGACGAAAGTCGCCAACCGGGGCAAGTCACCCACCACAACTACATGATCGACGGAGGGATCAGGCAGGCTCGACGATTACCAGCTCGCCTACCTGATCGGCTATCGTCGTGCGGGCTTCGGGCGGCAGCCCTACGTCGGTTATCAGCACGTCGGCTGCCTCCAGCGGGGCGATCGTGGCGATGCCGATGGTCTCCCACTTCGTGTGGTCGGCGAGCACCACCAAGCGGCGGGCGGCGCCGATGAGGCACCTGTTGACGCCGGCCTCCAGCAGATTCGGCGTGGTGAAGCCGGTACGCGGGCTGAGCCCGTGCACCCCCAGGAAGAGCAGGTCCACGTTGAGCGCGCTTATCGCCGCTTCGGCCACCGGCCCGGTCAACGCGTCCGACGGGGTGCGGATGCCGCCGGTCAACACCACTGTCTGGTCGGCGCGCGGGTTCTGGTAGAGCGCGTCGGCCACCGGGATCGAGTTCGTCACCACCGTCAGCCCGCGGACGTCGGAGATCAGCGTGGCAAGCGCGGCGGTGGTGGTGCCCGCGGACAGCGCGATGGCCATTCCCGGCTCCACCATCCTCGCCGCCCGCTCGGCGATGGCCCGCTTCTCGGCCTGCTGGCGGATCGACTTCGCGGCGAAGCCGGGCTCCTCGGCCGAACCCGGCCCGGCGAGCGTCGCACCGCCGTGCACCTTGTCGACAAGGCCACGCTCGGCGAGCACCTCGAGGTCACGCCGGATCGTCATGTCGGACACGCCGAACCGGCTGACCAGTTGGCTCACCCGTACACCGCCGCGCTGACGGATCAGATCGAGGATGGCGGTCTGCCGCTGCTGGGCGAGCATCCGGGGAACCTCCTTCGCGCCGTGGGTGTGGTCGGATCAGGCCGGTTCGTCGGCTCGATCTTCCCGGATGACCGCCACCTCGCCGGCCGGCACCGTCAGCTCACCGGCACACAGTGCCCCGGTCAGCAGCTCGGTGCCGCTCACCGGGACGCGTACCTCATTGTCGGTGTGGTTGATCGCGAACAGCCAGCTGCGGTCGCCGTCGCGCCGGCGTACCACCTCCACCCCGCTCGGCACCCGCACCGCCGGACGGACGCCTGCCTCGTCGAGCAGCCGGGCGACAAGCCTGTCGGTGGCCGGCTCGTCCAGCCGGGTGCCGACGTACCAGGCCGCGCCCGCGCCGACCGGATGCCGGGTCAGCGCCGGCACGCCGGGCAGAGGCCCATCGGTGTACGACGCCAGCACCTCGGCACCGTCGGCGTGCAGCCACTCGGTCCACACGTCGGCCGTACTGCCGTCGTCGAGCCGGACCTGCTCGCCCTCGCGCAGCGGAAAGAACTCCTCGGTCCGTACGCCCAGCAGCTCCCGGAACGCGCCCGGGTAGCCGCCCAGCCGGATGTGGTCGTTGTCGTCGACGATGCCGCTGAAGTAGGTGACGGCGGCGGTGCCTCCTGCCTCGACGTACCGGTGCAGCGCCTCGGCGTCGGCGTCCCGGACCAGGTAGAGGGTGGGTGCCAGGACAAGCCGGTAGCCGCTGAGATCCGCCGACGGGTGGACGATGTCGGCGGTCACCCCGGCCCGCCACAGCGCGCCGTACAGGGCGGTCAGGCGATCGGTGTAGGTGACGTCGACGCTGGGGTGTGAATCCAACTCGACGGCCCACCAGGCCTCGAAGTCGAACAGGATGGCCACGTCGGCGTCCACCCGGCTGCCGCGTACCTCGGCCAGGGCCTTGAGGTCCGCGCCGAGCTGGCAGACCTCGCGGAACACCTTGGTGTCCGGCCCGGCGTGTGGCACGAGCGCGGAGTGGAACTTCTCCGCGCCGGCCCGCGACGCGCGCCACTGGAAGAAGAGCACCCCGTCGGCGCCCCGGGCGACGTGCGCGAGGCTGTTGCGGCGCATCTGCCCGGGCAGCTTGGCCACGTTGCGGGGCTGCCAGTTGACAGCGCTCGTGGAGTGCTCCATCAGCAACCACGGGTCGCCGCCGGCCACCCCGCGGGTGTGGTCGGCGGCGAACGCCAACCCGACGTGCGCCTGCGGGTCGGCGGCGGCCAGGTAGTGGTCGTTGGACACGAGGTCCACGTCGTCGGCCCAGGAGTGGTAGTCCATGTGCTTGGTCATGCCGAGCATGAAGTTCGTGGTGACCGGCTGCCGGACCAGGGTCTTGAGCAGCGCGCGTTCGGCGCGCAGCTGGGCGCGTTGCTCGTCGGAGGAGAACCGCAGGAAGTCGAGCTGCTGGGTGGGGTTGGCGAACGTCGGTGCGCTGCGCGGCGGGTTGATCTCGGCCCAGTCGCCGTAGCGCTGGCTCCAGAACGCGGTGCCCCAGGCGTCGTTGAGCCGATCCAGGTCGCCGTAGCGCTCACGCAGCCAGCCGCGGAACGCCTCGGCGGTGACGTCGCAGTAGCAGTGCACGTTGTGACAGCCCAGCTCGTTGGACACATGCCACATCACCACCGCCGGATGCTCGGCGTACCGCTCGGCGACGGCCCGCACCAACTCCAGTGACCGCTCGCGGAACACGGGCGAGCTGGGGCAGTACGCCTGCCGTCCGCCCGGCCAGAGGATGGTGCCGTCGGCCCGGCGGGGCAGCGTCTCCGGATGCGCGCGGGCCAGCCAGGGCGGTGGGCTGGCGGTGGCGGTGGCCAGGTCGACCTGGATCCCGCCGTCGTGCAGGAGGCCCAGCACCCGGTCGAGCCAGCCGAACTCGAACCGGCCCGGGGTGGGCTCCAGAAGTGCCCAGGAGAAGATGCCGACGGAGACCAGGTTGACGCCGGCTCGCCGCATCAGCTCGACGTCCTCGGACCAGGTCTCTTCGGGCCACTGCTCGGGGTTGTAGTCGCCGCCGAAATAGATGCCGTCACCGTGCCATCGCCGCATGACAGGTGAGGGTGCACCGGGGAACCCACGGAAGTCAACAGGTTCCAACATCGATTTCCTTTCCAACGTTTACCACGTAACGGCCGCATTACAACTGGGTTATCGAAGGTGAACTGCCCCCTTGACAGCGCCTGACGGAGAGGTAGCTTGAGGCCCCACTGGTCGTTCGTGTTCGCCAATGTGGATTCTCGGTGGATCCCGATGTGTATTTCACGAGGCCGGCCCCGTTCTCCACCTGACGGCCCTTG from Micromonospora profundi harbors:
- a CDS encoding HelD family protein — encoded protein: MLYDRLDGLREQAAHRLTDALRSTGGTLQDRSQRDSSVAMYADQVEQFSAVENGLCFGRLDGDDDSRRYIGRIGIFDTSGDYDPLLMDWRAPAARAFYLATAANPQGVRRRRHLRTRQRKVTGLNDEVLDIDSASPGAHEELTGEASLLAALNAGRTGRMRDIVETIQAEQDTIIRADLPGVMVVQGGPGTGKTAVALHRAAYLLYTHRRELSSRGVLLVGPNATFLRYISQVLPTLAETGVLLRTQGDLFPGVSAQRTEPAETAALKGRAVLAEVLALAVRDRQWVPEEPLEIEVEREALTLDPETVRAARDRVRRADRPHNLARALFDVEIVHALADQVAERIGADPLGGDNLLDEADRAEIRRELRDEPEIRATLDQLWPVLTPQRLLADLYADPSRIAAAAPMLTDDERALLHREPGGWTPADVPLLDEAAELLGEDERAAAARRDRIRRMEREYAEGVLEIARGSRSIDVEDEAEGGEILGVTDLIDADRLLERQEEADRLTTAQRAAADRKWAFGHVIVDEAQELSPMAWRLLMRRCPSRSMTIVGDVAQTGALSGTPSWAEALAPYVAQRWRLTELTVSYRTPAEIMAVAAEVLAEIDPELRPPRSVRESGVPPWDRAVPDEQLPAELVRVATREALDLAEGRLGVIVPASRVATLGAALTAALPEAAVGEHPELESRVVVLTVAQAKGLEFDSVLVVDPDLMVAESPRGRSDLYVALTRATQRLGILRTTP
- a CDS encoding glycerophosphodiester phosphodiesterase family protein; the encoded protein is MRTLQARYDLKVIPYTVDDATVMQRVIDLGVDGIVTDDPDLLVSVAIRNGLR
- a CDS encoding sporulation protein → MVFKKMLSAFGVGGPSVDTVLTNPNTRPGLTLDGHVNLVGGDAPAAIEQVVIGLVTRVEVEGHDAEYSGTLEFHRMVVSGPLQLAPKQQLSIPFQLPVPWETPITDVYGQRLHGMTMGLRTELAIARAVDKSDLDQVAVHPLPVHERILEAFQRLGFQFKHADLERGHIRGVQQTLPFYQEIEFFAAPQYASTIREAELTFVTSPHGVEVILECDKRGGFLSAGHDAFGRYQVSHADADKVDWAQVVDGWLRETTSRYGSLRAQGYGPQGYGAGKSHGHGHGRGVGMGGMVAGAALGVAGGMIAGEMIGDAFEGDAGEDFGGDFGGFEE
- a CDS encoding DeoR/GlpR family DNA-binding transcription regulator yields the protein MLAQQRQTAILDLIRQRGGVRVSQLVSRFGVSDMTIRRDLEVLAERGLVDKVHGGATLAGPGSAEEPGFAAKSIRQQAEKRAIAERAARMVEPGMAIALSAGTTTAALATLISDVRGLTVVTNSIPVADALYQNPRADQTVVLTGGIRTPSDALTGPVAEAAISALNVDLLFLGVHGLSPRTGFTTPNLLEAGVNRCLIGAARRLVVLADHTKWETIGIATIAPLEAADVLITDVGLPPEARTTIADQVGELVIVEPA